The sequence ACCCTGCCGATCTTCATTTTCGGCCTGCTGCGGATGGGCGTGACACCCGACGTCAACGCCGTGTCGACGCTGATCCTCGGCGTCTCGGTGCTGTTCGTCAGCCTCTCTTACCTGTTGGGCAAAAAGAACGCCTGAACCTTCTACGACCTGTGGGGAAATAGCATGAGCAAGTGGATAAAAAGCGTCGGCACTTCGTTGTTTCTGACATTGCCGTTGAGCATGGCCGCCAGTGTTCAGGCCGCAGAGAAACTCAACGTGGTGAGCTGGAGCGGCTACTTTTCGCCGGAGATTCTTGCCAGGTTCCAGAAGCAGACCGGCATCGAAGTCACCGTCGATTCCTACGACTCCAACGAGACCTTGTTGGCGAAATTGAAACAGGGCGGCGCCGGTTATGACGTGGCGATTCCGTCGCACCAGTTCGTGCCGATCCTGATCAAGGAAAACCTGCTGGAGCGCTTCGACCCGGTCAAGGAGCCGTACTACGCCAGCGTTGTGGATAACCTGAAAAAACCGAGCTGGGATCCGGAAGGCGCGTATTCGGTGCCGTTCATTTGGGGCACCACCAGCGTCGTGCTGGACTCCGCGCGCTACAAAGGCCCGGCCGACAGCTACAAGGTTTTGTATGAGCCGCCAGCCGAATTGCAAGGGCGGATCAACATGTTCGACTCGGTCAGCGACATGGTCGACATGGCCAGCCTCTATCTGAATATCCCGCTGTGCAGCGAAGACCCGAAACAGATGCAGCAGGTGCTGACGTTGCTCAAGGCGCAGAAGCCGTTCGTCAAGACCTACAGCTCCAAGGCCGGTTCGATTCGCGAGAACCTCGCCTCCGGTGAAATCGACATGTCGATGTTCTGGGGCGGTTCGTCGATGCGTGCCCGTGAGATGAAACCGACGCTGAAATACCTCTACCCGAAAGAGGGCGTGCTGGCCTGGGTCGACAACATGGTCATCCCTGCCGGCAGCAAAAATCCGGCGAATGCCAAGGCGTTTATCGCCTTCCTCAGTCAGCCGGAAAACTCGGCGATGACCCAGAACTTCCTCAAGCATCAGAGCCCGATCAAAGGCGTCGAACCGTTCCTTGATGCAGTGCTCAAGGACGCGCCGGAATTGCACATTCCCGAGGGCACCAACGTGGTGTTCAGCAAGACTTGCGGCGAAGGTGCGATCCGCCTCGCCGACCGTCTGTGGACCAACCTGATGCGTTGATCTTTACCGCCCCGTCGCACTGGCGGGGCGTTTTTCCAGCCGTCTGAAAGGCCGCTTGCAATGAACTCTAATAACATCAGCGAACTGGTCCTGTTGCAGGCCCACGCGCTCGCCGAACGCATCCGCCTGCGTCAGGTTTCCTGCCGGGAAGTGATGCAGACTTACCTTGCCCATATCGAACGTTTCAATCCGTTGGTGAATGCGCTGATCAGCCTGCAATCACCGGAACATCTATTGGCTCAGGCCGATGAACGCGATGCCGAACTGGCGCGTGGCCAATACCGTGGCTGGATGCATGGCTTGCCCCACGCGATCAAGGATCTATCGCTGACCCACGGCATTCGCACCACGCTGGGATCGCCGCTGTACAAGGACTTTGTGCCTGAGCGCGACGGCATCATGGTCGAGCGGATCAAGGCTGCTGGCGCGATCATTATCGGCAAGACCAACACCCCGGAATTCGGTCTCGGCTCGCAAAGTTACAACCCGTTGTTTGGCGCGACTGCTTGCGCGTATGACCCGACCAAAACGGCGGGTGGCAGCAGTGGCGGCGCGGCGGCGGCACTGGCGATGCACCTGGTGCCGGTGGCGGATGGCAGCGACATGATGGGGTCGCTGCGTAATCCGGCGGCGTTCAACAATATCTTTGGTTTCCGCCCGTCACAGGGGCGTGTGCCGTTTGATGACAGTGCTGATCTGTTTTTTGATCAGCTCGGTTATGAGGGGCCGATGGCGCGCAGCGTGAGGGATGCGGCGTTGCTGTTGTCGGTGCAAGCCGGGGGCGATGCACGGGCTCCGCTGTCCATCGCTGAATCCGGTGAGGCCTTTGCGGCGCCGCTGGAGCGTGATTTCAAGGGCTCGCGGTTGGGTTGGCTGGGCGACTTCAACGGTTATCTGCCGATGGAGCAAGGCGTGCTGTCGCTGTGTGAGAAGACGTTTGCCGACTTTGAAAGCCTCGGCTGCCACGTTGAGTCGGTTGAGCCTGGGTTCGCGCCGGAACGGCTGTGGAGCAGTTGGCGGACGTTGCGGCACTGGATGGTCGCGGGGTCGTTGGGCGCAACCTATGCCGATCCGCAGAAGCGTGCGTTGTTGAAACCGGAAGCGATCTGGGAAGTGGAGAACGGCCTGAAGCTGTCGGCCAGCGAAGTGTTCGCCGCCTCCGTGGTGCGCAGCGATTGGTATCGGGCAATCTCGAAGTTGTTCGAACGCTACGACTATCTGTTGCTGCCGAGCGCTCAGGTGTTTCCGTTCGACAAAACCCAGCCGTGGCCAACGTCTATCGAAGGCGTGGCGATGGACACGTATCACCGCTGGATGGAGGTGGTCATCCCCGGCACGCTGTCGGGTTGCCCGGTCGCCAGTGTGCAGGCCGGATTCAATTCGCACGGTTTACCGATGGGGCTACAGATCATCGGCAAGCATCAGGCCGACTTCG comes from Pseudomonas sp. RU47 and encodes:
- a CDS encoding ABC transporter substrate-binding protein — its product is MSKWIKSVGTSLFLTLPLSMAASVQAAEKLNVVSWSGYFSPEILARFQKQTGIEVTVDSYDSNETLLAKLKQGGAGYDVAIPSHQFVPILIKENLLERFDPVKEPYYASVVDNLKKPSWDPEGAYSVPFIWGTTSVVLDSARYKGPADSYKVLYEPPAELQGRINMFDSVSDMVDMASLYLNIPLCSEDPKQMQQVLTLLKAQKPFVKTYSSKAGSIRENLASGEIDMSMFWGGSSMRAREMKPTLKYLYPKEGVLAWVDNMVIPAGSKNPANAKAFIAFLSQPENSAMTQNFLKHQSPIKGVEPFLDAVLKDAPELHIPEGTNVVFSKTCGEGAIRLADRLWTNLMR
- a CDS encoding amidase, with product MNSNNISELVLLQAHALAERIRLRQVSCREVMQTYLAHIERFNPLVNALISLQSPEHLLAQADERDAELARGQYRGWMHGLPHAIKDLSLTHGIRTTLGSPLYKDFVPERDGIMVERIKAAGAIIIGKTNTPEFGLGSQSYNPLFGATACAYDPTKTAGGSSGGAAAALAMHLVPVADGSDMMGSLRNPAAFNNIFGFRPSQGRVPFDDSADLFFDQLGYEGPMARSVRDAALLLSVQAGGDARAPLSIAESGEAFAAPLERDFKGSRLGWLGDFNGYLPMEQGVLSLCEKTFADFESLGCHVESVEPGFAPERLWSSWRTLRHWMVAGSLGATYADPQKRALLKPEAIWEVENGLKLSASEVFAASVVRSDWYRAISKLFERYDYLLLPSAQVFPFDKTQPWPTSIEGVAMDTYHRWMEVVIPGTLSGCPVASVQAGFNSHGLPMGLQIIGKHQADFAVLQLAHAYEQASRWFQRCPSPLLSQ